The Longimicrobium sp. genome window below encodes:
- a CDS encoding ABC transporter permease, whose translation MGRLRGLAARLRSLLRREERDAEMDEELRFHLEMETQKNLSAGMAPDEAARRARLDFGGVEGTREALRDGRRVGWLEDAWADARYAVRALRRSPGFAVVAVATLALGIGATSAMFAAVDIALLRPLPYPRADRLVRIYQGSGPQSLWGISMAEYLAVVEQQRSFVSVAALTVPGEAALTGGGEPEWVQASRVTAGLLRTLGVSVAEGRDFGAGEDRPGAPPVAVVTHAFAEHRFGRGAGAVGREIVLDGTSHTVVGVLPPGVRDLAGFRADVWPVLTVEPPPRRGPFLLRGFARLRDGVAPEAAARDLAGISERIFPLWASSYQDRSSRLTPVPLRETIVGRARRPLAVFSGAVVLVLLIGVANVANLVLVRASGRRREIALRSALGAGRGRLARLLAVESLVLAALGGAAGLLVAYGGVRALARLMPGLPRIAEARLDLRTVAFAALAALGSAVLVGAYPLVFTLSRDLASSFRGAGRHASAERKTRWFQGGLVVAEFALALPLLMGAGLLLHSFVRLQRVDPGFDPERLLAVRVSLPDTRYPDSLAVQRFWDEALRRVRGVPGVAEAGLTLSLPPDDPGDENNFELLDRPRDDGSQPVAPYSPATPELFRALGVPLLEGRLFDARDDGDAPPVVVVSRAWARRYYPGERAVGRRLRSGGCSECPPRTVVGVVGDVKYYGLQGGGEAMYLPFLQDTRTAMNLVVRTARDPGEVAAGVRARIRSLDPDLPLEGMATMEERLYDSMTGPRRWTRLLGAFAAAAVLLAAIGIFGVMSYTVAQQRQEIGVRMALGATPAAVVGLVVGRGMRRALLGVALGVAVAVPAARVLKGVLFEVGAADPPTVAAVTALLFSVALLACWLPARRAARVNPVEAITVE comes from the coding sequence ATGGGACGCCTGCGCGGGCTGGCGGCGAGGCTCCGCTCGCTGCTCCGGCGGGAGGAGCGCGACGCGGAGATGGACGAGGAGCTGCGCTTCCACCTGGAGATGGAGACCCAGAAGAACCTGAGCGCCGGGATGGCGCCCGACGAGGCGGCGCGGCGGGCGCGCCTCGACTTCGGGGGCGTGGAGGGGACCCGCGAGGCGCTGCGCGACGGGCGCCGCGTGGGGTGGCTGGAAGACGCCTGGGCCGACGCGCGCTACGCGGTGCGCGCGCTGCGCCGCTCCCCCGGCTTCGCGGTGGTGGCCGTGGCCACGCTGGCGCTGGGGATCGGCGCCACCTCGGCCATGTTCGCCGCGGTGGACATCGCCCTGCTGCGGCCGCTCCCCTACCCGCGCGCCGACCGGCTGGTGCGCATCTACCAGGGGAGCGGGCCCCAGAGCCTCTGGGGGATCTCGATGGCGGAGTACCTGGCCGTCGTGGAGCAGCAGCGCAGCTTCGTGTCGGTGGCGGCGCTGACCGTCCCGGGCGAGGCGGCGCTCACGGGCGGCGGCGAGCCGGAGTGGGTGCAGGCGAGCCGGGTGACGGCGGGGCTCCTCCGGACGCTGGGGGTGAGCGTCGCCGAGGGGCGGGACTTCGGCGCGGGGGAGGACCGCCCCGGCGCGCCGCCCGTGGCCGTGGTCACCCACGCGTTCGCGGAGCACCGCTTCGGCCGCGGCGCCGGCGCCGTCGGGCGCGAGATCGTGCTGGACGGGACCAGCCACACCGTGGTGGGCGTCCTGCCCCCCGGGGTCCGCGACCTGGCGGGGTTCCGCGCCGACGTGTGGCCGGTCCTGACGGTCGAGCCGCCGCCGCGCCGCGGACCCTTCCTCCTGCGCGGGTTCGCGAGGCTCAGGGACGGGGTGGCGCCCGAGGCGGCGGCGCGCGACCTGGCGGGGATCAGCGAGCGCATCTTCCCCCTGTGGGCCTCGAGCTACCAGGACCGCTCCTCCCGCCTGACGCCGGTGCCCCTGCGCGAGACGATCGTGGGCCGGGCGCGGCGCCCGCTCGCGGTGTTCTCGGGGGCCGTGGTCCTGGTGCTCCTGATCGGCGTGGCCAACGTGGCCAACCTGGTGCTGGTGCGGGCGTCGGGGCGCCGCAGGGAGATCGCGCTGCGCTCGGCGCTGGGGGCGGGGCGGGGCCGGCTGGCGCGGCTGCTGGCGGTGGAGAGCCTGGTGCTGGCGGCGCTGGGCGGGGCGGCGGGCCTCCTGGTGGCGTACGGCGGCGTGCGGGCGCTGGCGCGGCTGATGCCGGGGCTGCCGCGGATCGCGGAGGCGCGGCTGGACCTGCGCACGGTGGCGTTCGCCGCCCTGGCGGCGCTGGGGAGCGCGGTGCTGGTGGGGGCGTATCCGCTGGTCTTCACCCTCTCGCGCGACCTGGCGTCGAGCTTCCGCGGCGCCGGGCGCCACGCGTCGGCGGAGCGGAAGACGCGCTGGTTCCAGGGCGGGCTGGTGGTGGCGGAGTTCGCGCTGGCGCTGCCGCTGCTGATGGGCGCGGGGCTCCTGCTGCACAGCTTCGTGCGGCTGCAGCGCGTGGACCCCGGCTTCGACCCGGAGCGGCTGCTCGCCGTGCGCGTCTCGCTCCCCGATACGCGCTACCCCGACTCGCTGGCGGTGCAGCGCTTCTGGGACGAGGCGCTCCGGCGCGTGCGCGGCGTCCCCGGCGTGGCGGAGGCCGGGCTGACGCTCTCGCTCCCGCCCGACGACCCCGGCGACGAGAACAACTTCGAGCTGCTGGACCGCCCGCGCGACGACGGCAGCCAGCCCGTGGCGCCCTACTCTCCGGCCACGCCGGAGCTGTTCCGCGCGCTGGGCGTGCCGCTCCTGGAGGGCCGCCTGTTCGACGCCCGCGACGACGGCGACGCGCCGCCGGTGGTGGTGGTGAGCCGCGCCTGGGCCCGGCGCTACTACCCGGGCGAGCGGGCGGTGGGACGGCGGCTGCGCTCGGGCGGCTGCAGCGAGTGCCCGCCCCGGACGGTGGTCGGGGTGGTGGGCGACGTGAAGTACTACGGGCTGCAGGGGGGCGGCGAGGCGATGTACCTCCCCTTCCTGCAGGACACCCGTACGGCGATGAACCTGGTGGTGCGGACGGCGCGCGACCCCGGAGAGGTGGCGGCGGGGGTGCGGGCGCGCATCCGCTCGCTGGACCCCGACCTGCCGCTGGAGGGGATGGCGACGATGGAGGAGCGCCTCTACGACTCGATGACCGGGCCGCGCCGGTGGACGCGGCTCCTGGGCGCCTTCGCCGCGGCCGCCGTGCTGCTGGCCGCCATCGGCATCTTCGGGGTGATGTCGTACACGGTGGCGCAGCAGCGGCAGGAGATCGGGGTGCGGATGGCGCTGGGCGCCACGCCGGCCGCCGTGGTGGGGCTGGTGGTGGGGCGGGGGATGCGCCGCGCGCTGCTGGGGGTGGCGCTCGGGGTGGCCGTGGCGGTGCCGGCCGCGCGGGTGCTGAAGGGCGTGCTCTTCGAGGTGGGCGCCGCGGACCCGCCCACGGTGGCGGCGGTGACGGCGCTCCTGTTCTCCGTGGCCCTGCTCGCGTGCTGGCTCCCCGCCCGCCGCGCGGCCCGCGTGAACCCGGTGGAGGCGATCACCGTCGAGTAG
- a CDS encoding PadR family transcriptional regulator, whose product MTQPPPSDVLRGTLDLLILKTLALQAMHGWGISQRIQQLSQGVLDVNQGSLYPALQRLEHRGWIESEWRASENNRRARYYALTPAGRRALGEETESWRRYVGAVESILGTA is encoded by the coding sequence ATGACCCAGCCGCCGCCGTCGGATGTGCTCCGCGGCACCCTGGACCTGCTGATCCTGAAGACGCTGGCGCTGCAGGCGATGCATGGGTGGGGGATCAGCCAGCGCATCCAGCAGCTCTCGCAGGGGGTGCTGGACGTGAACCAGGGCTCGCTCTACCCCGCGCTGCAGCGGCTGGAGCACCGCGGGTGGATCGAGAGCGAGTGGCGCGCGAGCGAGAACAACCGCCGGGCCCGCTACTACGCGCTCACCCCGGCCGGCCGCCGGGCGCTGGGCGAGGAGACGGAGAGCTGGCGCCGCTACGTGGGCGCGGTGGAGTCGATCCTCGGGACGGCGTAG